The segment TGCCTTCATTCTTTCATCCTTCTTAGGTCCAAGGGCATATGACCTTGGGTTTTATCAGAAGTAAGCAACATATTTGCATTATGTAGCAAAAAAAGAGCACTGTGTCTAATTTCAGAGTTCATAGTTTTAAAGGCATGCCCATGACTATCTATCAGTCAGGCTTCTGCTTCTGCAACTTTTAAGGGCACTTTGGTGTAATTTTACTGCTTAATGAGCTTGTACGCTAGAAAATAAAACCCTTGAAGAAAGACATATCAACCCTATTTTTCACATGATTTCTTATCACAAACACAGTTTCATAGCTGTTGACTATACAAACACATATTTGTGTAGCCTATAGGGACAATATTATTTCTCAAAATTGGCAACTATCCCAGAcagtaaatttaaaacaaagccTTTATGTTGCAAGAACACCAAACAGTTCATATTTTCATCTGAAGTTTACAGATTGGTATTGAAAAGCTGTATCTTCCTAATAGTACCCTTTAAGAGTAATAAACCAGCAATATGGAGCACAAAACATTACTCTCAGTTTTTGTCTAGTTTGCTGTCTGGtaacagaaacaacaaaacccacacaacTCACACAACTCTGTTCCTGTCATGGCCATGTACACCCAAGAGACCACCCTGTCAAGCCCCTGCCATATTCCTATGACTACTATGTGCCATGGATGATACTGTGAACACAGCGCTAGCTCAGAGGTGCTGGGGCATTAACAGATGCATGCAGGGGAGCTGGACATTTCTCCAGTCTGCTCCAGGACAGTGCTCTAGCCCAAAATCAACTCTACATACTCCATGTTCATGCACTGCTCTAGTTATTTACATGAACCTTCAGCAGTTCAGCAAGGTACACTTTACCAGTAAGCATAAATTCAAATAGAACTACAAAAGAAATAAGGATGGTTTCAGCACATATCTTATTATTCCCAGTCCTCTCTTCAAAGGCTTGTTTCCAAAAATACTTCAGTGAAGACCTCCATATAACCTTAAAGCCTGATGATGTACTATTTAAATAGTATATACAGTCTGCTGGATTTTTCCATCTAATACAAGTATCTGtccctttatttttccagaagcTTACAGATAATCCTATTAGATGACAACTCACTTTAACATGCTCTGCTCCCAAACATGaggcactgccaaggccactcATCTCTCCaaatctaaaatatttgaaagctgTTATCAAAACAGAATACCACAGCAGCTAGCGAAGAAACTTCTCAAATGCTAACCTTTGcacctcccttttttcctcaaaataaaattaagattgTTTAAGTTTCCACTCAAAATTTTTGATATTTGACAGCAGAATGGAAATCAGACTTTGATGCATACAATTTTTATGAAAAgcttattttcttaaataacaaCAAATTGTGCACTTTGTAGCAACTCTCCTTCCTCAGATGTTCCCAGTAATGCATACCTCTGGACACCTGTCTTTCTGCTCTATTGAAAAAACTTTTCCAACTCTTTTTACCAAACTTAGTGTACTGTTTCAGATGCAAAACCCATGGAAATGTCATGTAAGGACAAAAAGACTGATTTGCTCTGGGTGACAATTCACTTGGGATTTAatctccaaaataattttctacaaAGCTCATGCATTTTCTTGGGTAACTTATGGATAACCATTTCTACAGAGCATATGTGACGTTTTCTTGGCCTTGGTGTTACAACTGACATGCCCACACTCTCCTGAACTTTGAGTTGAAAACTACAGGTAAGGaagataacaaaaaaaagaattaattatgGACTTACCTACTTGCAATGGTAAAGAATGAATGACTATCAATAATTTAATAGCAGCATCTCCTCATATACAGTACTTCAAACTTCTGTTTATCTGAACACGTGTCATTAATTAtatagcagattttttttcatttttgagtttctttctttctgacaGGTCACAAAATACCTTACAACTAGCAATCTGAACCTGGGCAGCATGTTTCAGCTAGAAAGATGCTGAAAGGATAACAGGTAACCAGCATCTGTTCATGATAATAAGGGGGAAGGCTGAACAACTAAAAACATTGTAGCTGACCATTACTCTTTCACAAACACCACGGGACACTTGGCTGAACAAAGATGCCCCAGCAGCCTTAAACATCTCATCAGACTGATGCTGCAAAACACACACCTCCATGTGCACCTTGAACAGAGTGGTCAATCAGAGGAGTACCTGCATCATCATATTACTTCATATTCATTACCTAATAGACAAAAGATTTAGGATACCTCACATACCTCAGAGTAATAGATATTTGCATACCACTTGATTTCCAGGGTTTGTAAACAAGCCCAATAATCTTTAATATATAGGCAGTTTAGTTCAATGTGGTTACTTTGAGAGATACGCAGCCGAACACAGCAACCTCTGATCAGCAAAACTCCCAGCTATGTTTAGGCCTTTGGCATATAATAAAAATTGTCACTGATgtgtttttttgtatttctagaGAGAGTTTACCTAAGTAAACACAGGAAGATTGAACACAAAGCCAGCAAGCCAGACACGAGGCAAATTTAGGCACTGGTTCCTATATCGGTTGCATGCCACTGATACATAAAAGTTaaattgtttcagaaaacacaaaagggTCTTACCTTTCTGCACATGGATGATGTCTGGAAAGTTGGCCAAATGCCCCTGATACAACGCTAACAAATCCATCACAGGATCTAGGTCCTGCCGGGGCTGATCTGCAAAGAGGTCCCCGATGGCATCATAGGCTTCTGCAGTGAAGGCTATGGCTTGGTTGAGGCCAGCTGAAAAGGCCTGCTGGTCCAGCTCAAATGCCTGACTGAGGCACTTGAAGGAGTGCCCCACCTTCTGGTATTCCTTCTTGAAACCAGTGACTTGTTTGCGGGCAAACTCATTGGCCGTGTGATTAAGTTGCAGGGCACTCTCATCCATCTTCTTGGTGAAGGCTTTGAAGCCATCCACCTGGCTTTCTACCTCCTGCAAGTCCAGGCTGGCCCCAGGGCCTGTGGGGACACTGATGGTCAGAAAAAAGTTGGCACCCACCATCTCATCCTTTTCAGCCTTGCGCTTGCCCTGTTTCCAGGCCTTCTCATCCgtgctgggacaggtgaggaaGTGCTGGAAGGCATCACATTGAGCCAGCACAGGGTGGCTGCACATGTGGTCCATCCACCAGGCCAGGCCTTTGCGACGTTTGGAGATGAAGTCCTCCTCAAAGCGGCCAGTGGCCTGCTTCTCTGGCAAGTGTGGCACGGAGATGACGGGGAACTTCTCAGCCAGGCGCCCATAGAGCCAGTCAAAGTGCTTGTAGCGGCGGTGCACCTGCTGCCCGGTGTGGCTGGGCACCAGCTTGTAGGCGATGTAGCTCTTCATGCCCTTGAATTTGGTCTGTTTGGTGGGGTCCTCGATGGAGCACTGGAAGGGGTACGGGTTCTCTTGCCACTCGGGGCCCCTGGGGCCCAGCACCACACACAGCTTGTCCCCGTCCTTCACGAAGCCCGACGCCTCGCCCAGCACGAAGGCCTCTCCGCCGGACTTGACGAAGGTGGAGAAGCGATTGAGATTGCGGCTCACCGTGGCCGAGCTCttggcggcgccgccgccgccgtggGGGTGCGGGTGTCCTGGTGGGTGCCCCGCGCCGCGGGGGCCCAGGGACGGCTCTGAGCGGGTGGACAGGCGGTACCGGCCCggggcgccgccgcccgccgcctcGTAGTCGGGGTAGGAGCTGCCCAGGGCGCCCGGTTCGTCGGCCACCGTGGAGCTGTCGTCCCAGTCGTCGTCCCAGTCGTCATcgctgccctggctgggctggtaGGAGCCGCCGTAGGGCGGAAAGGGATAcccggcggggggcggcgggaaGGGCTCGGGTGGGGGCTGCTGCGCCGCCGGCTTGAaggcggcggggggcggcagCGGCTCGAATCCGCCGACGGGGACGTTTGCGtagcgggcgggcggcggcggctcggcggcgggggcgcggaTCACCTGCACGTAAGAAGCCGGGAAGAGCCCGCGGTCCCCGCGGCTGTTGACGCCCTCCAGCCACCCCTCGATGTCCTGCTCGCTGCACAGGCTCAGCACCTCATGCTCCCGCAGCGAGATCTCACCCGGGTTCTCCGACCTGAAGTCGTACAGCGCCCGCGCCCGCAGCGCCATCGCCGCCCACCGGGGCGCTCCCTGCGCCGCCGCCCCTCACCGCGTCGCGCTAGCGGGGCTGCCGCAAAGAGTGCCGCCGCCCTCGGGCTCCTCGTCCCGTCGGCGGCCTGCCCGGTGCAGCTCCCGGTGCAGCTCCGGTGCCGCTCCCGGagccggcggcgggcgcggggccgggccgggccgtcCCACGTCCCCAGTTGCGCTAATCCAGAGACGAGCGGCAGGGCGGAGCAGCCGAGCGCAGAGCAGCCGAGCGCAGCGGGCCGCCCCATCGATGGCCCCCCCTCCGTACGCCCCctgccggcggcggggccgggggccgcgCCCAGCGCCCCCCGGGCCCGGAGTGCCCCGGCCCCGCTACGCCTCCGCCGCTCGACCGCCGCCAGCGCCTCCCGGTCCCTCGAGGCCGCGTCAGCGCTTCCCCGCGTCCGGCCGGGAAGCCTCCCGAGCCCTCGGGTTTTGTCGCCGCGCTCCGGTGCGGCCGCCGCGGGAGCCGCGCCAGGCGAGTGCTGAGGGGCCGCGCCGGGGCTGCTGGCGCTCCTCCGGCTGCCTGCTGCGGCCAGAGAAAAAGAATGTCAGGCTGCGTTTTGCTCGTGGATAACGCGTATTTTAGCCTTCGCGGAAAATGTAGTCATGCCACTGATGCTGATTTTCTGTGGAACAGCCTCAGTCCGGTCGAGGTGATTTTTTCCCTGCGTGGTTATTTCCCCACCTGTTGCTCCTGTGTTGTCTAGGTGTGTGGATCCCGTCCCGTTAATCATCTTTTACCTCCCTTTGGATCCCTAGGTAGAAGTGTCTCTCAAAATTTCTACCTGTTCACAAGCAATTAGAAGGAAGTGTTTCAGAGGAGATGTGACAAGTTTCTGGTGACCAGTTCTTCATGTTTTACCATTAGCATCCAGGTATCTTGCTTATTTCTCTGACAGAGTTTAGGGAGTATGTTACTTCAAAGATTTGTGTCAAATAATTTGTCTTCACCTGGAAGAAATTCACTGGAATGCTACAAGACCCACGGTTTCCTTTCATTGCTGGTTTTAGTGTTTGATGCCTGGGGTTTACGTTTTACACTTCTTCTTCAGACCTTCATTTTCTCCACAAGTAGTTCACATATTATCATAGTACTTTCCTGTTACTGTTGCTCAGTTTGTctactcaatttttttttttaatatgtcagCTCACCCCAGTCCAACATGTTAGCCCCAAACTGCTTAAATCTGGAAGTCTGTTTTAATTAGTGAGTATAGTGACAAAAGAAACACGTCATTTACCACACAACCAGCCCCTCAGTAGCCAGCCCTGCGGAACACATTTGTGTTGCAGCAAGTTTACAGAGGGCAGTTCTGAGTATCTACAGCAATGCTAAGGTGAGAAGCATCAGCTGTCTCCTGAgagagagctggcagctgtTAGAAATAGCTTGACCTGGCCTGGTCACATCACTCACCGCTGACCAGCAGGCCCTGAGGGGATCCTCAAACCCTGCATGAGGACCTGTTAGTGCTCTTAGAACGACCACAGCTCTCTTTCCATCGGTCAGTGTCTACCCCTGCAGCTGATGCACCGTCAGTGTCTGCCTTTCACACAGGTCTGGTTCTCTTCTGCTAAAGACAGAGTTAGCCATGGCAGCTGGCCCACAGCCGCCATGCTGCTGTCCACCCGCTGGCCAACTTACAGCAAGGACTAAAACCCCAACAGGAGATACACGTGGATCAGTTTGACCTTGGTTTTAGATTTCATTCCAAATTCTGACTGCTGCAGATCAAGATACGTGATTGGGATTTTGTATTCCTATCAAAGTTACTGCTAACGTTGATCTGGGAAATCTTGTGCATTCATGTGAATCCTCACAGGTTAAACTACAGAAGAATAGTCCTTGATCTGCCTTCTCTATACTACTTATtgcattatatatatttaactGCACCTGATCCAACTCCTTTCCTAAACTTTTCACTCCTATTCATCTAAATCTCAATGGTCTTAATGATTAATGTTGTTTTCTCTGAAtagataaaaaattattttttgtgacGTGAAGTGAACAGTACTAGACGTGATGCTGACCAACTTGATTTGTTTTAAACAGATATTTAAGATTTACTCTCATTGGACAATGTGGAGTGACAAACAGATGCCTTGCACAAGTGCAAAGCTGGTTCAGGAAtgggattttcctgctccaAGTGGTCATGCTGACAGTGCCTGTCAGGCTGTGGCtgtcacagccagggcaggacaAAGGGACAACTTTGAGCTGGGcatctctcttccttccttggGTCTGGTGGAGGTGGCAGCTGTCCtacttcctcctgctcccctcagtGCTTTTGGCCTCATTTTTCTCTAGTAAGTATTGGCTTGATGTTTGCATCTCAAAGGAACAGAAGCAAAGGTGTCAAGTCAAACAGGGACAAAAACTGCTGCCAGGAGAATTTGAAGGTGTAAGATCTATAAAGCTAATGAAGGTAGTATTTCTTAATTAGTCAGgtgtaattttgaaaatagtTATTCTCTGAGATCTTTCAGTTTATCTGAAGacttgaataaaaaattaagttatGTGACATTGAGTCATGGTTTTTCCAGCACTAATGCTTTCAATAAGGCaaaaatatgaaaggaaaatgtgtgcTATGTTTTCCTAGTGATCAAAACTGCAAAAAGAATTTGGAACAATAAAAAGGTTGCAAATGACgttttccatcctttcccaCCTGTGAGCCAACTCTGATTACCAGAGTGCTGAGGCACTCTGTTGTGCATATTATAAATAACATCTTAAAACCatcaattattattttcaagaaaactgACCTGCAAAATTAGAAGCCATTctaacaaacattttaaaaatgtttgaaaaaaaacccagcttcCAAAGTCCTCAAAACCCATCTGCAGTGCCAAGCATAAGAGCTGGATTTAATGACCTTTTGTCTTGCTGTTTGGGCTAGGAGAGACAATGGTTTTGAAGTAAGTATGGTACATAGTGACTTATAGCATTTTAGCTGCACAAAGCATGTATCTCAGTGCTTTGCTTGGTCAGGAATTTCTACCATCTTCATTGGGAATTGAATTTTCAGAGGCAAAGTGAATGTTATTTTAAAGACTAATGACCTGTAATTCAGTGAAAATGTCTATTATTTACTGTGTTCCAAGGGACCTGTAATTTGAGGGAGTAAAGCTGAAAGCCAGACTAAAACCAAATGGCTAGCAAAGACTGTATATGGCATATCTCATTGTATGTGAGTTAGTTGTCTCAAGACACTATAATATGTGCTAAAAGAGATGTTTGAAAgcagcatgattttttttgctgatcAGGTGCagaaaattagaataaaaaatttggaaacatttaaacatttttgaaaaaaatgtgtggTTTTAATCTATCTTGAATTAAGAAGAAGTGAATGAAGAGAGGCTCTGAACTCAAATGTAATGGAAGCTTATAATGCCCTGTGTAACTTCTCATTGAAGGTGTCAAATCTTTCCATCTTTATTTTGTTGCTATTCCTTTATGCTATTACTTTGCTGTTTTagtaagaaaagcaaaatgaattttcatgAGAGAAGATGAAACTTTGGTGGCACTGAGCCTTTTCTTTATGATGATACTCCTCTGTGGACCCTGGAAAAAGCATGTGTCTGGACATTGAGCAATGCTCTAATAGGAAATACACTGAATAGTGCTTTGTGCAAGGAAATGGCTACAAATAGGTTGGTTTTCATCAATATAATTTCTAAGAGCAAATTTGATCAAATGCTTACACAGTATATGTGATTTTTTGGGTAGATTTTGCTATTTTTGGTAAATCTGTAGCTGGTGTTACTACCTCATCATAACTAGAGCTGAGTGTAATTCTTGGAAACCATACAGATTGGTAATAAATTTCACTTAGTAGGGGAATAAACTgttttgcttccatttttatGTAATCTCTAACAGGGATGTCACAGTTCgggtgcctggcagggctgccacTAGAGGGCACAAAAtgattttaaacacaaaattgtTTAAACATTTCGCTTGCTAAATGTAAAAAGCTAAAGGCAAGTAAAGACTTTGAACTATCAAATCAGTAAAGAAAGTGCTATAAATTTGACAAACATGTTGTTCTAGTggtattttcttcagtttctgaaatatggaatatgattttattttaatcgtttaaaaaaatcttacttgaaaacataaaactgagagaaatgaaaacactttaTTGTGTTCTATAAACTGAAATTTAGGAGAAAATGCAGTGAGatatagaaggaaaaatattattcaatCACAAGCATGAATTAAACAAAAGTTACATTGCTTTTTTGCAAACTAGGTTGTGTACAGTTAGAGATAATTGATCAGAAACACTGAGGCTTTTGCTTGGCCTTTGCAATATGTATCAGCTATCTCAGCCCCAGTCTGTGTAATAGGTGGCTGCTACTCAGTCATTCTCCACTCTCCATTTAATATTCCTTGGAATGCGTGTCTGTCTCCATTTCCTGTCTGAAGGGATAATGCTTCAAGCCATCTGAGGATGCTGTGAGGATAAATCCTTTATGTATGCAGTTCTTCCATGCTGTGGCAGGGGTGATATGTGCTAGGCTGATATTCTGACAGTGCTGAGTCTCTCATGGTTATGGACAAATGGGCCCATGCCAACTGCCAGTCCCTGGGCCTGCGCACAGGCAGAATTTACCTGCTGAGTAAAGACTGAGACAGCAAAAGAGGATGAATGAGCCTGCTACTTTGTCCTGAGCTACCTAAGTCCTTGAAGAAGTATCTCAATCTTATGTTTATCAATCTAATACCTTTAGTAATAACAAATACTtgataaaaagcaaaactaagaGCTCAGTGTGTAGCTGATGTTGAGGCCAGCATTATATCCATGTGCCATATAAATGTGGCATGAAAGTAAAATTATCCCAGCCATAAACCCATTGTATAGGATGAATAAGTCATAGTATAGTACAAATAAAGAATTGAGCATTCATTAATTTCCTGCATGCATATTTCCCTGTGTTCACTCAGGACAGAGAAATTACAGAGAAGACCTCCTTAGCAGGGTCTGTGCTTGTGTTAACACTGAGGTTTACCAtgggaaaataaatactgaTGGGCTCTAAAAATCCACAGGACTTGAGCTGAAGGTGCTCTGGTCAGTGCAGAAAGGTGGCTGGAAGAGGCTGGTTGCCCAGTGAGGGACTAGTCACTGGCAGCTCCTCAGTTATACATATCAGTGGGTCAGGATGGATGAGGCTTGGCACTACTTTATGAATTTTTACTGTCCGTCATTGAATTTTATGAGGGACTTCTCAGTCTCAGCATGGAAACCAGGACAAgtctcggggtcggctgcttgttctctgcccccgaggtgagttgggtggtccagggaacgaccccaggctctgaagaatgagactggactctctgTTGTTCTTTCTTCAGGTTGTTTActaagtcttatctacaaaattttctccctggcagacagaggtctgaccagcaaggcagccacgacgctctccgcccgctcccaaggctgcgccgtctcttataccacaaattacgtatatcatatttacctttaccttccaatacctatcacccatgttagacagtgcacctatattctaaaccaatccccaagtgctaacatcacagcagaagatggaggccaagaagaagaaggagaaaggctggacacacccagttccctccatcttgcctcctgaacccccataccaaaaaacccaaaatcttcttttccagcccgtgataatttcactattattctacctaaactgttgtggcttgctgatcttcatataaggttggtaatttgctccatgggtcataatcaaaaccacaggtgtcttgggctccgtgacagggtctctgagacccctagcaggggtcctggtgtcctggacagccagaggtgtgtcctgggtcccGACAGACAAGTGCTCACTAACTTAGGCAACAGACCAGTTTTGGTGGCATTTTGACCATCAAAgtaccttttattttctcagagcTTGTGTTTAAGCTGATGCAGTGCATTCTGTATCAGGGGACAGTGGCATTTACATTAAGGCTAATTAATATTTGAGTATTTATGAGATATTTTTTATcttcaaggagaaaaattttgTCCATGTTGTTGCTTGAGGACATGGACTACTTGAAGGATGGCCAAGGAGCTACTCATTTGTCTGTGTCAGCTCAAGACGTGGAGAGTTCTGAGAAGCTGAGTGACACAAAATGACACTATATTACTCAGTTTCAGCTTCCGTGTTTTGCTGGTCTTTTGGAGAACATAGAGGCCTGCAAATATTGAAGTGGTGAAGAGGGTTCTTGCTGTGCTTGCTTAGAGCCATGTATTTGTGAGAAAGTGAATGACATTAATTTCCTGTCACAGGTGGTGTAGCCTGGTGCTTCCTTGTTTTGAACATTTGTTTTGGGACGGAGTTCAATGCAAAGATGTGTTGggcatcccacatcccatacCATTAGTAAAATCCTAAGAGATTATAA is part of the Camarhynchus parvulus chromosome Z, STF_HiC, whole genome shotgun sequence genome and harbors:
- the SNX18 gene encoding sorting nexin-18, whose product is MALRARALYDFRSENPGEISLREHEVLSLCSEQDIEGWLEGVNSRGDRGLFPASYVQVIRAPAAEPPPPARYANVPVGGFEPLPPPAAFKPAAQQPPPEPFPPPPAGYPFPPYGGSYQPSQGSDDDWDDDWDDSSTVADEPGALGSSYPDYEAAGGGAPGRYRLSTRSEPSLGPRGAGHPPGHPHPHGGGGAAKSSATVSRNLNRFSTFVKSGGEAFVLGEASGFVKDGDKLCVVLGPRGPEWQENPYPFQCSIEDPTKQTKFKGMKSYIAYKLVPSHTGQQVHRRYKHFDWLYGRLAEKFPVISVPHLPEKQATGRFEEDFISKRRKGLAWWMDHMCSHPVLAQCDAFQHFLTCPSTDEKAWKQGKRKAEKDEMVGANFFLTISVPTGPGASLDLQEVESQVDGFKAFTKKMDESALQLNHTANEFARKQVTGFKKEYQKVGHSFKCLSQAFELDQQAFSAGLNQAIAFTAEAYDAIGDLFADQPRQDLDPVMDLLALYQGHLANFPDIIHVQKGALTKVKESKRHVEEGKMELQKAEGIQERCNIISFATLAEINHFHKIRVRDFKSQMQHFLQQQILFFQKVTQKLEEALHKYDSV